Proteins co-encoded in one Gouania willdenowi chromosome 1, fGouWil2.1, whole genome shotgun sequence genomic window:
- the LOC114477214 gene encoding high affinity choline transporter 1-like, producing MALNVPGLVVMAVFYLLILGTGIWASMRSRKEEKKCPPGDGMEMTLLAGRNINLLVGIFTLTATWVGGGFILGIAEATYNPTLGAVWALMPVPYVLTFFLGGFFFAKPMRENKYVTMMDPFQKKYGNVLATALIFPALVADVLWVARTLVSLGGTMSVILDLSYVYSIVISSVVAIIYTLLGGLYSVAYTDVIQLILIFVSLWVCVPFLLTNPHSVDISLTAYNQTFQAPWVGTVELDEAGKWFDDFMLLALGGLAYQAFYQRILSASTYQQAQVTCFASSAFCLVLGIPSILVGAVAASTDWNSTSYGLPTPYERDQVGSILPIALQYLTPPYISVIGIGAVAAAVMSSMDSALLSSASLFSSNIYKNIIRKQASDREMQWVIRISVVVVGLAGTGLTFLDSSVLVFWLVGVDMSYTIMFPQLVCILFFKVSNGYGATVGFLMGIVLRLMSGEPLIGLPPIIKFPGCRLDAEGKMTQYFPFRTAIMVISLLSILLFSWLMSVVFKKGVLSEKWDIFKIKHGQSSTAKVSNGGNPAKDDPAVVKQLLDTTSC from the exons ATGGCTCTCAACGTCCCTGGTCTGGTGGTGATGGCGGTCTTCTACCTGCTGATCTTGGGAACGGGAATCTGGGCGTCCATGCGCTCcaggaaggaggagaagaaatgcCCTCCTGGGGACGGCATGGAGATGACGCTGCTCGCCGGGCGCAACATCAACCTGCTGGTCGGCATCTTCACTCTCACAG CGACGTGGGTGGGCGGAGGCTTCATTCTTGGTATCGCAGAAGCCACGTACAACCCAACCCTCGGCGCCGTGTGGGCTCTCATGCCCGTGCCGTACGTCCTGACCTTCTTCTTAG GAGGTTTTTTCTTCGCCAAGCCCATGAGGGAGAACAAGTATGTGACCATGATGGACCCGTTTCAGAAGAAGTACGGGAACGTGCTGGCCACGGCGCTCATCTTTCCCGCGCTGGTGGCCGACGTGCTGTGGGTGGCGCGCACACTCGTCAGCCTGG GAGGAACCATGTCTGTGATCCTGGACCTGTCCTACGTCTACTCCATCGTCATCTCCTCAGTGGTGGCCATTATCTACACACTGCTGGGGGGGCTCTACTCTGTGGCCTACACAGACGTCATCCAGCTCATCCTCATCTTCGTCAGTCTG tgggTGTGCGTGCCTTTCCTGTTGACCAACCCTCACTCCGTGGACATCTCGCTGACCGCCTACAACCAGACCTTCCAGGCTCCCTGGGTCGGCACGGTGGAGCTGGACGAGGCCGGGAAGTGGTTTGATGACTTCATGCTGCTG GCGTTGGGCGGCTTGGCGTACCAGGCCTTCTACCAGAGGATCCTGTCAGCCTCCACCTACCAACAGGCTCAGGTGACCTGCTTCGCTTCCTCCGCCTTCTGCCTGGTGCTGGGCATCCCGTCCATACTGGTGGGAGCGGTGGCCGCATCCACTG ACTGGAACTCCACCAGCTACGGACTACCCACCCCGTACGAGCGTGACCAGGTGGGCTCCATCCTCCCCATCGCCCTGCAGTACCTCACCCCCCCGTACATCTCCGTCATCGGCATCGGCGCTGTCGCAGCTGCCGTCATGTCCTCCATGGACTCTGCGCTGCTCTCGTCCGCCTCCCTGTTCTCCTCCAACATCTACAAGAACATCATTAGGAAGCAG GCGTCCGACCGGGAGATGCAATGGGTGATCCGGATCTCTGTGGTTGTGGTGGGCCTGGCGGGCACCGGCCTCACCTTCCTGGACAGCAGCGTGCTGGTCTTCTGGCTGGTGGGCGTGGACATGTCATACACCATCATGTTCCCCCAGCTGGTCTGCATCCTCTTTTTCAAGGTTTCCAACGGTTACGGAGCCACGGTGGGATTCCTGATGGGAATCGTCCTGAGGCTGATGAGCGGTGAGCCCCTGATCGGACTCCCGCCCATCATCAAGTTCCCGGGCTGCCGTCTGGACGCTGAGGGGAAAATGACCCAGTACTTCCCTTTCCGCACGGCCATCATGGTGATCTCGCTGCTGTCCATCCTGCTCTTCTCCTGGCTGATGTCCGTGGTCTTCAAAAAGGGCGTGCTGTCCGAGAAATGGGACATCTTCAAGATCAAGCATGGACAGTCGTCCACAGCCAAGGTGTCCAATGGCGGCAACCCCGCGAAGGATGACCCCGCTGTGGTCAAACAGCTGCTGGACACCACCAGCTGCTAA